The region CAGGGCCTTGGCAAGTAGACAAGTTTAGAGACCCAAAAGGGCATTTGAACCAGACACTGAACTCAAATTTTTATTTAATTTTCGTTGTCTCTACTAATTGTATCCGATGGCTTCAAGAAACACTGCCTTATTCCTCGTCGGGCTGCTCCTCTCGTGCGTCGCCATGAGCAGCGGGGCAAGAATCCTGGAGGAGACGGCTCCTTCCAAAGGCGAGGAGCACCTGCCGGAGCTGCCAGCGCTGCCCAAAGTCGAGCTGCCGCCATTCCCGGAGGTGCATCTGCCACCTAAGCGTGAGCTGTCCAAGGTAGAGTTGCCGTCGTTCCCTGAGGTGCACCTGCCACCCAAGCCCGAGTTGCCAACGTTCCCGGAGGTGCACCTTCCAGCCAAGCCGGAGCTGCCCAAGGTTGAACTGCCACCGAAGCCTGAGATGCCCACCATCCCGGAGTTCCACTTCCCGAAGCCGGAGGCTAAGCCATGAAAACTGTCTTCACTTATCTTCTCTTTGCTTGTGCTCCTACATGCACCCGTTGCTCGTGTTGTGTCTTCCATGTGGTTATTTAATCTGGATTTTCGGCGAGTCATTGTGTGATATCAAGCGCTTATCTTTGGCGGCTATTTAGATGG is a window of Triticum dicoccoides isolate Atlit2015 ecotype Zavitan chromosome 2B, WEW_v2.0, whole genome shotgun sequence DNA encoding:
- the LOC119367537 gene encoding protein PELPK1-like; its protein translation is MASRNTALFLVGLLLSCVAMSSGARILEETAPSKGEEHLPELPALPKVELPPFPEVHLPPKRELSKVELPSFPEVELPPKPEMPTIPEFHFPKPEAKP